Part of the Phycodurus eques isolate BA_2022a chromosome 3, UOR_Pequ_1.1, whole genome shotgun sequence genome, AAACGATCCTCGCAGCTTCGCTCATTTTATCAGCTCCTCTGATCCCGCCGGGGCTGACATGCAACGATTATAAACGATCCCCATGCCTCCTTTTGCTCATTAAATATTGTCGGATATCCCAAACCTTCTGCGTTTATGTTGAAAAATATCATAACCTTGTCGGATTCCATGCAGATGTAGGAAAGGCCGTTCTTTCAAACTTTTTCATTTCCAAACCAAAGTGAGTCAATCTTCCACACTCCCACTGCCGTAAAACTGACTTGAGGATCAGCATCAGGTCTTTATCTGGCCGCCTATCACGGCTATGATTAACACGTGAGGAGGTCTTCAGAAGATATCCAAGACAAGGCTCTCATCTGACCATCTGTTTCTTATCTTCTTGCTTTTCGTTTTGAAATCTACACGTTTGTTTGTCCGAGGGATGCAAGCGGCAGGCCGCCAATCGTCTCCCTGGGGAGGGAGGTGGAGGTGGGCCCCACCTGCTGTGAGTTTGGCTGCTCGCGACAGTTGTTGCAGGGTGGCTGAGGCGGAAACGTTCAGTTACGCCGTGATCGCTTTCGAGCGAAAATTGTTTTGTATAGGAATGACCAGTGTACACAGTCATGTGGAGCGGAAAAAGACCAAATAAaagaactgtaaaaaaaaaaaggtctgtcATAAAGAGGATCTTGACTGCTACAAGTACAGTTCCAGTTTGTGGATCCGGGGGACGGGGTAGTCACATCTGGATCTGCAACTCTGGTAATCACCACTCGGGGAGCCATTTTAATAGCTTCAATTCAAATTTAATTCCCCAAAAAATGATTGCTGAAACATACAAGCAAAATTGTGTGAGctagcttctttttttaatgcttgGTAAAACTAAAGGTGCATTTATACGGACAAACGATAGTGTGAGAGCTGATATTATCGAGCCATTTCCCAAGGTTTTCTTGACAGTAACCGAAATCACTAAGCTGAAGCAATAATACAATTAAGATGAAGCATGTCAAATAGCACAGCAAGtattttgaaaaatggaaaTCAGCTGCACTTTTGTTGGTGTTCACCGTAGATAATATTCAGATAATATTTAGTTGGTACCGGGCATTCAAATGAATCAGAAAGTGGAGAAGCAAAGGTGGTCTCATGATTTTGCCCAAGATTGGGCATTTATTTAGAACATTTTTAATCCTCAAACCATGTACAAAAATGTCTCTTTAGCTACTGTACCTCACTTCAATATGTTTCAATGGAACGGGCAGCAGctcaaatgaacacaaataaagcataagaataaatacaaataaaacaaaaggattgacttgtttttaaatggcgtCAGCAAACACTGTGTCAACGGGAAGTCTCCTctcgctttttttgtttgaaagcgGCGCGTTTGCGTTCTCTTTCTCACGGAAATTAATCCCCAGACTCGAGAATTCAATTCGCACATCGCCCGCCGTCATTGAATCTAATCTTCAAACACTTTGACATTCGGAGTCTTCATAATTACGATGACACGACTTTATATTTTGTGGTATTTATTTGAATGGAGGTTTGGTCGATCTGGGTATTTTGGGGCGGGGGGCTACTACACATCCGGCAATGAACCCTTTTAACAAGCGTCTAATTAGACTAATTGTAATGCAAAACATGCTGACTCAAGTCAGGACGTGTCCGGCTAAGGTGCGGAATTCtcgaaaatgtcaaataaataaaagtgtgtttgcttgaaactttttcaaatgttctgttCCAGATATTTTGTATCCGTCAAAAAGTGACCTATTAAACGTCTACACACACATCGAATGAAGGTTAATTCAAATCCAGATCGCCATGACAGCAATTTGGGACCCAAAACAAATCCAGATCGGGTTTGACCTGCCTGAACAAGAATAACATATTCTTGAGCGGAGGGGGAGGGCTGAGAGATGTTTGTGGGAGGGGGGAGGAGAGGAGTGGGAAAGGTGGGGTCATCCTGGGGCTGGGGGGGGGCCGAGTTTAAAAAGGCAGTCAGCCGGCAACAGTCGCTCACACACTTggcgtcctcctcctccagttGCCAGCAGCAGGACGTCCGTCCGGCTCCCGTCGTCTTTGCTTCATCTCGGAGGCCTTTTGGACCCGTGCAGGACTTTTTGTTTTCCGGGAGGATTTTTGCCTGCCCCCGCCAGCATGGAGGCCAGCACTGGGGAATACGCGGACAACTACGAGTACTACGACGACAACGAGACTTTGTGCGACTTCTCCGAGTGGGAGCCCTCCTACTCCCTCATCCCGGTCCTCTACATGCTCATCTTCATCCTCGGCCTGTCAGGGAACGGCGTGGTCATCTTCACCGTCTGGAGGTCCAAATCCAAGCGTCGGGCGGCGGACGTCTACATCGGCAACCTGGCGCTGGCCGACCTGACCTTCGTGGTGACCCTCCCGCTGTGGGCCGTGTACACGGCTCTGGGCTACCACTGGCCCTTCGGCGTGGCTCTGTGCAAGATCAGCAGCTACGTGGTTCTGGTCAACATGTACGCCAGCGTCTTCTGCCTCACCTGCCTCAGCTTCGACCGCTACCTGGCCATCGTGCACTCGCTGTCCAGCAGCAGGCTGAGGTCGAGGGCCACCATGCTGGCGTCGCTGGGCGCCATCTGGCTGCTGTCCGGCCTGCTGGCTCTGCCCACGCTGCTGTTCCGCACCACGGTCAGCGACCAGAACAGCAACCGGACCACTTGCGCCATGGACTTCAGCCTGGTGACCCTCAACCAGAGACACGAGTTCCTCTGGATCGCCGGGCTCAGCTTGTCCTCCTCGGCCCTGGGCTTTCTCCTTCCGTTCCTGGCCATGACCATCTTCTACTGCTTCATCGGCTGTACGGTCACGCGCCACTTCAACAACGTGCGCAAGGAGGACCAGAAGAAGAAACGGCTGCTGAAGATCATCACCACGCTGGTGGTGGTGTTCGCCATCTGCTGGACGCCCTTCCACCTCCTGAAGAGCGTGGACGCCCTGTCCTACCTCAACCTGGCCCCCAGCTCCTGCGGCTTCCTGCGCTTCCTGCTTCTGGCTCACCCGTACGCGACGTGCTTGGCCTACGTCAACAGCTGCCTCAACCCCTTCCTCTACGCTTTCTTCGACCTGCGCTTTCGCTCGCAGTGCCTGTGCCTGCTCAACCTGAAGAAGGCCATGCACGGCCACATGAGCTCCATGTCGTCCACGCTGAGCGCCCAGACTCAGAAGTCGGAGATTCAGTCTCTGGCCACCAAGGTGTAGAGAGGAGGGAGGCCCGATGTGGAGCGGAGGGCGGACGGGCTGTGGGACAGTCCCAGCTCCGACCACTGGAACACttgtaaaaagaagaagacagacATTTTGCGGCGGTAAGATGAACTTTGACGTGCTCCCCGCTCGTTGTTCTCCATCATGTTCAAGTGGACTCGGAAGGCAGGAGCCAGCTGGCTGAGCTCCTTTGCTGCTTTGGTCCTCCTCCTTTTGTTGCAATTGTAAATTCCcccccaaattaaaaaaaaaagaatgacactGGATGAATCTTAAaggtgtacagtattttcatacCGTAGAGTGTTGTTTTTAGAAGCACTTGTACTGAACGTGTATATGTCCTcctaaaaaaaagatcaaatgaaaaatcaagctATAGCAGAGAGATGAGGGCACGAAAGAGGAGCAAAGGTGTCGCAGCTTAATGATATTGATTTTGCGGAGGAGACGAGCAGATGGCAGTTGACAAATGTtgtagttgggggggggggggggggggggacagcaaTCGGGTGGAGGGGTGCAGTGTGACCTCCAGGGGCTCAACATAACTGATgaatttgtatgttttatttttgacatcACTGTAACTAACTACTGTATTAAAGATGTTCTCCGAAAGCAACATGTCTGCGCTTCGTCGAGTGTGAGAACTCATTTCGCACCACAGaaacttgaaatgaaaataaaagttcCCTGAAAGGTGCGGTTTCGCATCGGTTTCATTACACCCTCCTGCTATTTGGGTGATCAGCATAGCCAGAGGCCTGACGCTTTGTTATGAATGCCTTCCACTCGCTTTACACCTTCAGACTAATAGATCTGTAATCTCTTATTGATTCACAGTCAGTATCCAGACTGTAACCAGATTATGCAAAGTGGCGGCCGTCCTCCGAGTGTGTATTCGGTACTCACCTGTGACAGATGGGGTTCtatcttgtggcgcagtacatTCAACTGAGTGCACTATGTCGCCGCTGTCCGATGACGTGCACGGCTCTGAAGGTTGAATTAGGTTTTTCTCTTTATTATTTTCTCTTCGGTTtgatttggttttctttttttttgcatgccgTTAGAAACATGCTTGTCATTGCACAGCGACCAATATGGAAGCAGGTAGCAAACATTCCGAGcgagtcaaataaaaacaatcttcAATGGGGTCATTCTAGAACGATACGTTTTTCTCAAGCGCGTGACTCTTCAGAGGAGTGCTTTGATTTGCTGAGACATAATGACTGTTTCGAGATGGCGGAGGGAGGAAGAGGGGCTCTAATCCTGGCAGAAGCCGAGCCGCTGAACAAGTCAATATTTGTCTGTGGCGACAAGAGATTGCAGTTAGAGCCCTTGTGGGGGCTGCGGGGGTGGGGCGGGGCAGCTTGAGGAGCAAAAGAGTCTGCGGGCCAGCAGAGGAGAATTTGGGAGCAGTTGCAACATCACGCTTGTGTCTTTTGCAACCGTGAGATGTGCGAAAGCCAACGTTGATCTGGTCTTTGTTGCGTGACTGCTCGCATGTGACATATTTGTGCTGTCGGTCAAAGTGGCGGTGGAGATTGAAATGTGTCAGCTGACAGGAAGGCGGAGCCAACGGCGCGTGCGGACCCGGCCGAACTTGATGTTGTTAGGGTCGGGATGAGCCGTGCTCGCAATGCGTCCGGTGCTGTTGGCGCCGTGACTTCAATACGGAATAAGTCACCCAGAAGGCCAGCTGACACAAGCGCTGCATAGGGAAGAGGTGGGAGGCGagtgggtgggggcggggggcggggggggtccATAGGAAATGGCCCCGCTCGGAAAAACAACAGTTGTATGCTCCAGAAAACACTCAAACGTTGTCTGTGCTCGTGTGTGGCCTGcacacgtgcgtgtgtgcgtgcgtgcgcgtgagGCACAATCCCCAAAAAGAGTTCCTCCGCTTACGGTGATTCATTATTATCGATGTCAGTGACTCAAAGCAAGTTGACCTTTGTCGACAGTTAATGTGTTTGACAAATGGAATGTAAAACGGTTTACATTTGGATTATCGCCTCCACCGAGGTGTTTATGTTTTCATatctgtttatttgtttttgacttgGCAAGATTGCCCGCGGCGCTAAACATATTTCCGGGAGACTTTTTGCGTCGTCTGGTGTGAAATCCTGATTAAAGGGATGCCGGTGTCATTTGAAGATTTAAGAAACATCTGTTTGTTCATATTTCAAATGAGTATTTTTCACCTTCTTCCCCAATTTATCTGTGAGGCTGATCCAATTGAATAATCAGATTGTTTACGCCACATCTTACTCATGTTGGTAAAGACCTTATGAGAATGACAATTAAATCTATATCAACGATTTCTGACCCgttgactgaaaaaaatgagTGCGGTATGAAGACACTTTTCCATGAAACATAAGCATACATCAACATAATGGCATCATATGGCATGCGGGGCAAAAATTGTCAAGCCAACGAAACAAACAGACACAGGTGCCTGTTCCTGTGTGTAATCGTCATGTGAGctgtcgcacacacacacacacatgcaaatggGCCTCACGAGCAGTGGTACCAAAACGCCAAAAGGGTTGTTTGCCGCTCCTCAGATCTGCTGCTCCATCCCACCCAAGCAGCACCAAATGCACTctgcgcgcgtgcgcgtgcgtttAATATGCACATGGCCACCAAGATCTGACACATTCCGTAGGCTGTCAACGCTAACCCGACTTTCTCTGGAGCGTCCGTCCACCTGTTGCCAGAGCGCACGCGCACGCAATCAGCACCTCATTCCGATAACACGTGCGCGTCAGAATTCACACCATTAACCGCAAACAGGCATCTAATACAAGTTGTCATTAACTTTCGTAGACGTTAACGTCCATACATACACGTGATACACCGATTAGTTTTCTTCTGTTTTGTCACGTGAGCGCATTATAAAGGCTGTCGCTGCTCGGCGAGGGATCGGCGCCTCGTGATGAGGAACTGTCCGAGGGATTAAGGTTCACAACGGACAGTTAATAACATGAAGTGTCTGagttggggtgggggtgggggtgggggctggGGGGCAGTGCCAGTCTAGACAGCATAGGCTCCGATGCACCAAAACACATGCTCCCATACTGGCGCGGGCCCAAAAGTCACCTTCTACCTCCGTCATGTATCCGAAGCCTCTCCTCTTCAGGCCTCAATTTTCTGCCTTCATCATGTTGTATGAACATTCGATGTGTTCAGGGGCCTGCAGAGACCTTTGGTGTTAAAAGGTCAAAGGTTCAACATGGGACAACGGTTTGAACCCCTGCACAGAAACGTCTACGGTACTTACAGTATCTGTCTGGTTGCAACACGTACGATAcgataaactttattgactctctaaaacacacacgtgcacacacagcgACATTTCATACCTTTTTTGCAGAACGACAATATAATCACGCGTTTGCTCCGCGCTTCTGGTCAACCTTGCGAATAAAGCTCCATAAATCTTTGGCGTGGTGGGTCGCACATCAGAAGCGTGCCGCATATTTTGGGTGGCAATTCTTTAGAATTTCATCTTAAAACAACGCCACGATCTTCACGTTTATTTTCTGAAGTCGCAGAGAGCGAAAGGATGAAAGGACGACTCGCAGACGTCCGCAAACAATATTGCATTCTGTCTGATCTGTGCTACTGGAGCTCGAATGCTCTCTTTGGGAGCACACTTTGATAGTGCATGTGCAAATATTACAATGCATTTGTCGCGCTGTAACTGGACTGTTGGAGGTGACGTTCATTCGAACGAGAGATGCGGGAGAGCCTCCGCATGCATAGTCATGAGCAGCGCCGCCGGCGATCATTTAAGCTGGAGACGCTGCTTCCGAAGACGCCGATGCCTTGGCCAGACCTGAATGCGCTGGCCTCGCGTCGCTTCCGGATGCGGTTTTTTCTCTGGGCTCATCATCCCTCGGGACACAAAGGTCCTCTTCACGCGCTTCTCTATCCAGTCCATTGTGAGGCCCTCTCGCGCCAAGGCCTAAATGCAGCTTCTGTCGCCGCGGCTGGCCCCGGAGTAAGTTCAGCTGCCGGGGGCCCTCAGGTGCTCAGGTCTCCGTGCTAAAGCCGCAGCGTTGATGAGGCCGGATCAGCGTTTCTGCAGCCCGAGCCTTGACGGGGTCGTCACGATGCAATGTATTTTCGGATAAATGGAGATCTGAGAGCAGCCGTATGCTCGCCGGATGCAATGTACAAAACGGACATTAACGGCTTCAAAATGGCACAATGCGTATTTGCACAATAGGATGACCGTGTTCATGAGTTCACCGAAGTAAGCACGCAGCAGAGATATTTTGTACATCCACGTTAAACTGTTCATGGGGAAACCGACTTGGATGGGAAGTCAGTCATGCCAGTGATCTGCTGCCACCTGTTGGTCAAGTGGCACAACTACAACAATGTCGTCGACCCGCTGCTCGTGTTCGTCCCCAAAAATGGGTGAAGGGGGCAGAAAACGgtcttccccaaactgttccctcAAATGTGGAATCATAGAATTGTCCAAAGGATGTTTACGTTTCACACGACATTTTGGCCAATTGAACCATTTCTGCTCGCTGTGTGGCGTCAATGGCAGCCAGTGCATACTGGGACTTCATACAAATGCCAGTTTCTACTCACCCTGCTATGTTTTCGACATACTTCTTCTGACCATTTTGATCTGCACCACAGAAATGGTCCGAACGAtttgggggctttttttttgttgcactttGACAGGTGTGGTTAGTTTCTTCTGGCCTTTTTCAAGGGCCTGTTTCTtattatgattttctttttaactccAACGTAGGCTTAAAGCATTAAAGAccattttaatgttgttttaggATTTGTAGCTATATCTGCAGCGCCACCACTGTTTCATTGTTGCCTCTGtcttttgtttggttgttgaaaatgttttgttgttttttttttcatttttctgaaATGAAAAAGGCTGCAAAAAAAGGATGGATCAGGTTTAATAAGCCTGCAAACACTTTAAACAAAAATTTCCCACAGGAGAAATGGTCGAGAAATGGTTTAGTTCTTGCGCTTGTCCTTTATGAAAATGATTTCACCAAGTCACATGATAGCGCGAAGccattttacattcatttaattcacttgacttttttttttattgtcatgacagCTCCAGCGAAATAATCTCGACATTATTATCATCTCACAAACAGACAGTTTCATGCTTACGAGAATAACTTTCACCTCAACACACGGACAGTCATCCAGTATCTTCCAGTTGACTCACTTTCCTTTTTGGCCAAACCGGGGGCAGGGGCCGGCGACTCCGGTGGGTCTTGCCGCCCGTTGACCAGACCCCCGGATCTCTCGGCACAACTCGCGAGCGTTCCGCCTCGGAGGAGGGCAGAGTCTCTGATTTGGCACGTG contains:
- the aplnra gene encoding apelin receptor A, which translates into the protein MEASTGEYADNYEYYDDNETLCDFSEWEPSYSLIPVLYMLIFILGLSGNGVVIFTVWRSKSKRRAADVYIGNLALADLTFVVTLPLWAVYTALGYHWPFGVALCKISSYVVLVNMYASVFCLTCLSFDRYLAIVHSLSSSRLRSRATMLASLGAIWLLSGLLALPTLLFRTTVSDQNSNRTTCAMDFSLVTLNQRHEFLWIAGLSLSSSALGFLLPFLAMTIFYCFIGCTVTRHFNNVRKEDQKKKRLLKIITTLVVVFAICWTPFHLLKSVDALSYLNLAPSSCGFLRFLLLAHPYATCLAYVNSCLNPFLYAFFDLRFRSQCLCLLNLKKAMHGHMSSMSSTLSAQTQKSEIQSLATKV